From the genome of Triticum aestivum cultivar Chinese Spring chromosome 3B, IWGSC CS RefSeq v2.1, whole genome shotgun sequence, one region includes:
- the LOC123070853 gene encoding MICAL C-terminal-like protein → MRRFLTHLHHHSHRLRPSPPLSRIPTTKNNLPFLVSRRLLSDDASPPAAAPSPPPPPPPAAAPPPPPPPSAIDVPNEELKRRLEAYYKVEDESELSSVAVAVLERNLADAHSETDDELIEELRDRPLPQVHDRDFEADFDEMYETDEELTDLYNARQYVEKKMKDDKSSNNMNETKWDEEIKKAAEKGQLSNMKECEDILEDMLHWDKLLPDEIKQKVEAKFNELGDMCERGELEPEQAYELFKDFEDKMVSECTELMEAEPLTVDELSEADNKSAELNDPPGEGPVLRWESRIVFAPGGDAWHPKNRKVKLSVTVKELGLSRHAFRRLREVVGKRYNSGKDELTIISERFDHREENRKDCLRTLYALVEDAMKADVLANAARDAYVKGRLQANSQFMDRLKMKTQKLRQAA, encoded by the exons ATGAGGCGCTTTCTCACCCATCTCCACCACCACTCCCACCGCCTCCGCCCATCCCCACCACTCTCTCGTATCCCCACAACCAAGAACAACCTCCCTTTCCTTGTCTCCCGTCGCCTCCTCTCCGACGACgcctctcctccggccgccgcgccgtcgcctccccctcctcctcctccggccgccgcgccaccgcctccccctccgcCGTCAGCCATCGACGTCCCAAACGAAG AATTGAAGCGGAGGTTGGAAGCTTACTATAAGGTGGAGGATGAGTCGGAGCTATCGTCTGTGGCTGTGGCTGTTCTCGAGCGGAATCTTGCAGATGCACACAGTGAGACCGATGATGAACTTATCGAGGAGCTGCGCGACAGGCCACTTCCTCAGGTCCATGATCGGGACTTTGAGGCTGACTTTGACGAGATGTATGAGACTGATGAGGAGCTTACTGACCTGTACAACGCGAGGCAGTATGTTGAGAAAAAGATGAAGGACGATAAGTCATCTAATAACATGAATGAAACCAAGTGGGATGAGGAGATCAAGAAAGCAGCAGAGAAGGGCCAGCTGAGTAACATGAAGGAGTGTGAGGATATCCTCGAGGACATGCTCCACTGGGACAAGTTACTACCTG ATGAGATAAAGCAAAAGGTGGAGGCCAAATTTAACGAGTTGGGGGACATGTGTGAGAGGGGGGAGCTTGAACCTGAGCAGGCTTATGAGCTATTTAAAGATTTTGAGGATAAGATGGTCTCGGAGTGCACAGAACTGATGGAAGCAGAGCCGCTGACTGTAGATGAACTTTCTGAGGCAGATAATAAGAGCGCCGAGTTGAATGATCCACCTGGTGAGGGACCTGTTCTAAGGTGGGAGTCACGCATTGTCTTTGCTCCTGGTGGTGATGCATGGCATCCCAAAAATAGGAAAGTTAAACTCAGTGTAACCGTCAAGGAACTGGGACTTTCACGGCATGCTTTCCGTCGATTACGTGAGGTTGTTGGAAAGAGGTATAATTCAGGAAAAGATGAGCTCACAATAATCAGTGAAAG GTTTGATCATCGAGAAGAGAACAGAAAAGATTGCTTGAGAACACTGTATGCTCTAGTGGAAGATGCGATGAAAGCCGACGTGTTGGCCAATGCTGCTAGAGATGCTTATGTTAAGGGGAGGCTCCAGGCTAACTCTCAGTTCATGGACCGGCTGAAGATGAAGACTCAAAAATTAAGGCAAGCTGCATAA